From the Capra hircus breed San Clemente chromosome 14, ASM170441v1, whole genome shotgun sequence genome, the window ttttttaatgtatttctttccCTAAATATCTTTAAGCTTTAAATAGCTTGTTTCTTTGATGCTtagtttctttctgtatttttctagattctctgTCCTGCTTACACAACAAGCTAAGTTCGAATATTCAGTTGGAAAGCACTGGAAGACAACATATCTggaatttcttatatattttcattGGCAAAGAATTTCCTTGAAATAAAAGTACTAATTTATCTGCTTTCAATTTGGGGGATTTTATctaaattgtttttctctattgtgCTTTTTCCaggtagtgattttttttctttaaaacctttTAAACTGTCAACCATTCTCAACCATTGATGCAGATCAATACGGAGGAACATGTGGATGCAGCTGATCAAGAGGTGATCTTGTGGGATCGGAAGATTCCTGAggacatcctaaaggaaatagccACTCCCCAGGAGGTGCCAGCAGAGAGCGTCACCGTCTGGATTGACCCACTGGATGCCACACAGGAATACACTGGTGACTTTTCAATTAAAATTGATCTCAGACTAGATATTGCCTTTATGTATTAGAGAACCAGAACAAGGGCAGGTGGTATATTCCTGGTGGTGAATATTTTTTCCAGATGAACACAGCTTGTCCAGTTAGATTTAAGAGAGCTGGATTGAAGCACTGTGCTCTGAAACTCCTGGAGTGGATCAGTTAGTTATTGTCAACCTTTTTTGACCGCTGTATCATTGCATCCTCCTCTCAGTGACCGTGGTTCACTGTGTCACTGATTCTTTAGTGAAGGGAAGTTTCTGGCAGTCACAACAACAAAATGGTTTCTGTTGGACACCTGTTTATTGAAgtgcatatttatatattgatttgTATATTGAGGTGTGCATTGTTgaggtatttatttatataaacaatACACGATTGACTTGCGATGTTGGGAATTTAGATTTTATTGCATACACATCTAGTCCTagaattaaaaatagtaaatcCTAGGCACCCAGGGAAAGTAAGTGGCAAGATCAGTTACTTCCCCCACCTCCTATTTCTGTCCTTCTCATCCAGTTCTAGCTCCTGTTTCATTTCTGTGGATTTTCTTCAGGCCTTATATCTTACCCAGAGGTTATataatttctgtcttttctttattctcttggTATGTAAAAATTGATGGGTTATGTATTTGTCCAACTAAATGGTACATTCTCTGAGTGTGGgggctgcttctttttttctcctttgtattcttGTGCTTAAGCACGGAAATTGACCCAAAATAGACACTCAGTGGATAACTATTTGGAGAACAGGGAGAAGGCACTAGACATGTGTATCTAGTAGTAACAAATTCTAAAACAGAAGTTTGCAGAAATAGATAATAGAAGCATGGACTACTGAGAAGTTCCTTTATAAATGGTTTTTCCTGGACTGAAATTGATTTGCTGATATAATTGTGACAGTACTTAGTGAGTACACCCCTTAGGTCTTTTTTGAGTGCTTGAGACTCAATTTTCATATTCAATCctaacattattttaataattgttgtTATTGgatggttggtttttttttttcttgtagaggATCTTCGGAAGTATGTTACTACTATGGTGTGTGTGGCTGTAAATGGTAAACCTGTGCTAGGAGTAATACATAAACCATTTTCTGAATATACAGGTAAGAAATATGCTAAAGTTTCCAAAGATTAATGTTATTAAATCATTTCCTGTATTATTTATGGTCCTGTGGAAATTTCAACTGTGATTCAACAATTATTAGAGTCAGCCCCACCTCACCCTTCACTGGATACAGTGAGGATTTTAGTGTTGGTACTAGTAACGTATGACAAAGCATAGCTTTCTGAACTTGTTTAGAGGATGGAAACTGTTAAATGAAGACAAGTGATCCTTAGTGTGTAGGGAATGCAGTTGGGTGTGGATGCCCAGCAGCTGCGGTCCTCTCTGTTTCCATCATGCTGTTGCTGGGGATACGGTCTTGGGCTCTTTCACGTGAGGTCGTGTGCATTCTGGGATCTTCTGTGAAGTGGCCTTAGCCCAAGGAGAATTAGAACtacaataaagaaaatgcagAGCAAATTGATACCAGAGAGGCAGATAGGTCCTGGTTTCCATATCTGTTCATGTTAGGAGGGAGAATGGGGATaataaaatgtcaattttttaaaaacctttattccatcaaaatatataatctacaccccacctccacccccagccaTAGGCTTAGTAATATAAGGTGCTTTTACTAGTCAGCAAACAGTGCAAAAGAATCAATATGCTCTTAATTAGGTGCGAGTGACCTTGCTTTCCTGGATCATCAAAGGTTTGTTTGGCTTGTGCCCTCTTTGGGGAGTGATGTTCAGATCCAGACTGCATATTGATGTTGCTGAGTACAAACTGCCAAGTATTATGTATTTACTAGAATGTAGCTATACTTGACTATAGTGGAAGCTAGGTATTATTATTGCTGGCAGCAGTTAGAACAGAGCTGATCAAAATCTTACCAGATTCAATTAGAATTAATTCATTGAGTGACATTCTTAGAAGTAAGAGATGCTTGAATAGTACACATTTTACTGAAGTGATGTATAAACGTGGACGCAGTCGATCCACTCAGTGGAAATCTGTAGCTAGTAGAAAGAAGTTGTAGTGTCTGAAGTCTTTGGAGCATAGTACCAACCACTTGTTATTTCCTACCGGACTTTCTATTGGCATCTTATAGGTCGAGTGTTGAACACATTCTGTTAACTGTTCTTTTAGCTTATCACTACTACCTTATCATCATCATTCacatatgtttatttaaatacCTAACTGTGTTTTAAGgtgtttgaaataattttgtcCATATAAATGTTATGATTGAATGCATTGAGTTTATGTgatctgaaatatatatttttaatattaaattagtaATTCTTATCTAAAATTATTCTGGTATTATCTACTGAGATGTACTCTCTTTATTCTCTTACACAATACTGACCTCTAGAGATATAGCATTGCAAATTCACTTCTTGATACAATCATGTGTTTTTTGATCATTTCTAAAAAGAATTTAgaggatttttttgtttctcttttcttatttcacttttattatgAATAATTTCAAAAAGTGATAATGACTTTTCATGTACTTTAGATTTAACAGTTgatgatatttttatatatttgcttttatttattcattcattttctatgtattttagaGATGATCACAAAGATCATGACCTTCTACTACATATATTTCAGTATTCATCTCTAAAAAGAACATATTTCTAAACAAGAACAGTActgttaataataaaattaacaattttGTCCAATAGTCACATTTCCCCCAGTTGTTCAAGAAGTGGATTTTACAACCTGTTAACTGAGACCACAGTCCAGTCATGTGACAAGCATTTCTTTTGGTTTTTAGGTCACTTATGTTAAGTTAGATCAGCCTCCAGTCCCCTTTTTCCCCATGACATTGACTCGTTGAGATCAGGTCACTTATCACAGAAGATTCTGCCCTTTGGGTTCTTCTGATTATTATTTTCTTGTGATTATTATCTGCAGGATGTTTACTGGAGAAAGCTCTTGGAGTCAGATTTgtgggagggagggcaggaggtggggaagtTGAGTTTCAGTGTGGTCCAGTGAAGACCCCACAGTGGCCCTGCAGGGATCTCTGGAGCCGGGATGTTcctcaacaaggacctactagtCACTTTTCTGTTTGGGCCGGGTTGCATCGCCCCTTGTAGTTCTGAATATGGCCTCttgtaaaaaataaacatatgaccCTTGTACTCCGAAAACCAAAGCTCCCTGTTTGGAGATAAAAGAATTCTTGGGAAGAATTGTTTTCCAGTCACCCCTGGTATGTTGGTTTTAAAAAGCCTTGGTGCCATTACTGGCTATTACATTTGCTTTCCAGCCTGGGCGATGGTAGACGGTGGGGCAAATGTGAAAGCCCGCACTTCTTACAATGAGAAGACCCCAAGGATTGTCGTATCTCGCTCGCATTCAGGAATGGTCAAACAGGTTGCTCTTCAGACTTTCGGAAACCAGACTACGATCATCCCAGCGGGTGGTGCTGGTATGTTCCTGCTCCGTGTGGGCCCTACCCTGTGCCCTGCGTGGCCATGCCCACGTCAGGAGGCTCATTGGTATCCGGTCCTTGGGAAGAAGTGGGAGTGGACACTGGGGCTTTTAGGACAGGCTTGGTCTCCTACTTGGTTATTTCGAGAGCAGGATTTCGGGCACACCTGCCTCCTGGGTACAGTATCACAATGGAAACAGTCTCACAGCAGTGGTTTCTGATCCTGGAATATATGCAAGTCTTTTCCTGACACCAGTGGTTGTTGTATGTGATCTGACTTTGAAGTGATTGTGCTGTTAGTGTAGCTGTGACGAtcgcaaggaaagaaagaaggatccAGCCATCACAACCCTGTGTCGAGCAGGGGCTGGCAGGAGCCATCGTTTAATGTTATTAGAACGGCTAATGGCTGCTgttactagattttttttttagccactctttaaaaatacagaaaacacccATAGCTTTAGGGCTGTGTGAAACCAGGCCATGCCTGGATTTAGCCCACTCTGTTTTGAATGCTGTTTGCTATGACAGAAGTGttttaattcaaataaattgCGAAGCATAGTAGGAAACATTTGTGTTTGAAAACCTTTTTCAGCACAGTAATAGAAAAGTAATGCTTTTAACTTTTAAGCCTAACAGTTTTAGTTTACTGCTGACCTATACATGTTTTTCTAAACAtggtttcattgttttttttataGACTGTCAGGTTGATCAGGAAAGGTGATATGCAGAATTCCCAATAGGAATAGGATAAAATAGGTTTTTGACCCAGTTTCTTGTgagtttgtattattattttatttttaaaattctgcctcATTACACAAAAGACTTAGGGTAGTAACATTATCTTGTGCTTTCTCCTTTCTAATCCATTCTTCCTAGACACTCCAGGGAGACCTGGGGGTGTTTAGCTTCAGTGTATAGTCCATAGCAAACAGTTCATATTGAAGGTATCACCTCAGAAGCCAACCACAAAgtagatttaaattttaaaaagtataggtGTATGTTTATTTATACTTGAGAATAGCTTATTAATAAACTACTTGGCATACTTTACGGTATGTTTTGATCATTTGGGTTTAACATCTGtactgtgactttaaaaaaactccttttaaaaataagtttagacTTAGCAGTTGCAGAGGTAGTGTAGAGAGCTCCTGCATACCCTGTGTTGGTGTCAACAACATCCTCAAGACAGTACGcgcctttcttcctctctttcagaTAATAACCTAAATCCTGTGTTTATCTTGCAGGTTATAAAGTTTTAGCACTCTTGGATGTGCCTGATAAGAATCAAGAAAAAGCTGACCTATATATCCATGTGACATACATCAAAAAGTGGGATATCTGTGCTGGCAACGCCATCTTGAAAGCCCTCGGGGGGCACATGACCACCCTGAGTGGTGAAGAAATTAGCTACACTGGTTCCGACGGCATTGAAGGGGGGCTCCTGGCCAGCATCAGGATGAACCACCAGGCTCTGGTCAGAAAGCTCCCGGATCTGGAGAAGACAGGACATAAGTAAGCCAAGATGACGACAGGTCACAGCCCCCCCAGAGCTGAACGGTGGGCCTGACGTGCTGAGGCGTCAAAGTAGCAGTGGAGACTATGCATGGTCTTAGGCCATCCCGAACTTTGTAAAGTATTTATGAAGCATCTGAGACTTCTCTTCCCTGTAATAGGATGCAGGATCAGGGAGAATGGGTTGCTTCATGTCTCAagtattgtctttatttttgagACTATTTTCGTACGGTTGTCATACACAaggcgcatatatatatatttgtgaattAAAATCTATAGCTGAGTCTACATTGTTATGAGTCACCATTTTCACACAGTATCATgaatcttcagtttgttaatactTTCATATAGAATTGGGCTGAAGAAAGGATTGTTTTATGTAGGTATTTAATACTACTATACAGTTGTAtctcattgaaaataaaataattggggG encodes:
- the IMPAD1 gene encoding inositol monophosphatase 3, whose translation is MAPMGIRLSPLGVAVFCLLGLGVLYHLYSGFLAGRFSLFGLGGEPGGGAAGPAASADGGTVDLREMLAVSVLAAVRGGEEVRRVRESNVLHEKSKGKTREGADDKMTSGDVLSNRKMFYLLKTAFPSVQINTEEHVDAADQEVILWDRKIPEDILKEIATPQEVPAESVTVWIDPLDATQEYTEDLRKYVTTMVCVAVNGKPVLGVIHKPFSEYTAWAMVDGGANVKARTSYNEKTPRIVVSRSHSGMVKQVALQTFGNQTTIIPAGGAGYKVLALLDVPDKNQEKADLYIHVTYIKKWDICAGNAILKALGGHMTTLSGEEISYTGSDGIEGGLLASIRMNHQALVRKLPDLEKTGHK